A region of the Gambusia affinis linkage group LG11, SWU_Gaff_1.0, whole genome shotgun sequence genome:
CGTATATTTTCTCAGTTGTgtaactgagaaaaaaaactaaaacaacctGCCAGGGCGTGAAGACTTTTCTGAGCGATTCTGTGTCCtaattaaagtaaatgtaaagcagtggATACATGTTCCAAAAGAGGGTgctgttgttttctgtaattggtGGCACTACCACAATTGTGACATGTTTGTCCTGCCGGGGACACCGTAGTGGAGGGAATTTTAGCGCGTGAGCTGCTGTACTCCTCACGgtgtgtttactgcctgtaaggGAAGCACAGCTCTGCTAGCccggtgtaaaatatacattacaTTAATATAGCGATCTATTCCTGTTTGTTCAGTTTGCCAGTTAActacaaattacattttgtttggtGATGTTTGAttactttgtaaaaagaaaagtgttgaaTGCTGACAGTGTGTTTAATGCCTGTAAGGTGGACGAAATAAACGTGCCAAAGTCTCCCCACAAGGAAGAGCCCTGTGTCCGATTCCTCTTCTGCACGGAACACATCCCACCTTCACACAACAAACACAGCCAGAGTCCACAGGGTGTCTTCCACCAGGGTTATATAAACTTTGTGGATCGTTGCCTTTAATTTCCTGTAGGCTTGACTCCTGTGGATCTGGaggtgaggaagaagatgatgatggtTTTACACACCAGTCTGTCTTCCCTCGACGTCCATCTTGGAAGGCCTTCCTCCCTCATCCCGCTGGAGTCTTCCTCATGACTCATCCGTCTCCATGGAAACGGGCTCTCCGTGGACCTGAGCGGCGGCCATGATGCCAACATCCGCAGGGgaacagcgccctctgctgtAATCAGCCATCAGGCACAGATTATAACCTCAGAGATCGGTGGGTGAACGCAGCGAGGCACCAGAACAGAAACCAGGACCGGAACTCGAACCGGAACCAGGACCTCTTATCTGGGTCAGGTCCATAGTTTGGACCATTCTGCTGGTTCTGCCAGTCGGTTGTTATGGTAATTGTCTGTTAGGTTTCCAGAAACTATTTCTAACTTTAAAACgattttctaaaatcaaataattaaatttttcctcaaaattaataaaataaaaactatttattaaataaaaataaattaaatatttctccaATCCTCTCGGGCCAgcggttctggtccggtccaAATGTGGAAACGCTGCGATTGATCAAAATCTGTCATCAGATGGTTTATTAGTGAACCGGTTTGAAAGCTGCTCATTTCAAAATGGTTCATGAAACGTTTTGAGATTTGGGCCGGGGTTCAAGGTCACTGTTCGTCCGGTTGAGATTCCTCCTCTGCCGGTTTCATTTACTCACTCCTTGTGGTTTCGTCCAGAATCAGATCAGATTAAATCCAGAGTTGAATCATCCGGGACATTTTTATTAGGAGTTTAATTATCCACAGAAACATTCCAGAACCCCGACCGGGACCGGCCACTCGGACAGGACCCGGTCCGGTTCGGTGTCTCGTAGGACGGAGGGTAATATCCAGATAAAACGTTAATGGCCCGTACGGGGATCGAACCCGCgaccttggcgttattagcaccacgctctaaccagctgagctaaccggcctgATGACGACATCAAGCGCCTGCCGTGCAGTTAAATGTGAGCATGCGCAGTTCCCCGTGGTCAACTGGAAGTTGACTGGGCTTCTGTTCGGCTCAGCAGGTTTATATTTAGTGTGTTTTCAGCACCGAGCTGACCCGTTTTCCTCCCGAACCGACCGGTCAGCTATTCCGTACCGTGAACCCGAACTACCTCAATACGCTGCTAGAAGAAAGTACtttatattaaagaaaatattctgaatcAAAGGCTGAAGGAGAGCAAACccagagttctggttctggtttcccTCCGAGTCTCAGAAACATCTGCAGCTTAAAGACAAAATAAcgcaataaaatctaaattaagaACAGgatgaagctaaaattaaagATGCCTTAGTGGCAGCAGAAGGCAACCAGAtgaattcacattttcttctggtACCAGCTGACCGGTTCCTCTAAAGATGGACCGGGCCTTGTAGGGAAGGAAGCTTTATATAATACTAACAGTAGAACTTCAGCCACTGCTCCGGGAGCTTCTGGACCTGAACCGAGTTCTGTTAAACACATGTTATCTGAATGGAGATCCTCAGGGTCATAATTATACATACACCCACTGATCCATGTCTGCACTCCTCTGATGGGTTgggtttctgttcagctgggtGTGTTTGGATCACAGTTCTGTTGGAGACCCAACTGGGTTCCTACACACCATGATTGAACTGGGAGGGTTCCGACCCGGTCCAAAGTTAACACGTCAGGCTGGACTGGAACGTGTGGGTGGCCCCATGGACGAGACTAACGTCCTCTGGAGAAGATTTGGACGAGTCAATATGGACACACAGCAAAATgagctgcaaacacacaaatgacGCAAAcgccaaaacagaaaaacactaagataaaaaaaggaaaacgctctgaataaaatatgttgcagcaacaggaaacaaacagagaatccctccagaccactagggggagccTGGAGCAGGTAATATCACCTTCATGAATATAATACAAAATACAAGAAGTACaacaggctgcacagtggggcagtgggtagcactgttgccttgcagcaaaaggtcctgggttcgattacCAGCCCAGTCTTTCAACATGTTCTCCCTGAACATGCTGGGTTCTCTCCGGTTCTccaacttcctcccacagtccagaaacatgactcAGTGTGTCCATGGTTGGTTGTCCTGTcggtctctgtgttgccctgagatggactggtgacctgtccaggtgaccccgcctgtcgcccggaacattagctggagaggcagcagctcctctcccaaaacagaaaatggatggatgggtgaatgtAACTAACCACTGAGGATCCAACCAGTTGAGATTAACAGCACCGCGAGCTGTTAATGGCTACTTTAGCCGTCTGCAGACGTACTAAAGATTGATTTTGCTCCTTGACTTTTGTCTAGATCTCAGTCTTTGAATTGTGCACTTCACAGCCTGTATGTAAATTTAAGAGCTTGTATGGATCAGAGTGAATGGAGACCCGGTTCAACCCGCAGAACCTGATTACCCTCATCTGCTGGAAACACAAACTCAGCCAACTAGTAGAAATAGAAACACGTTTATTCAGCAGCCAAAACAGGAAGTCgggtggaaacaggaagtcggatggaaacaggaagtcggGTGGAAGCAGGAAGTCgggtggaaacaggaagtcggGTGGAAAGTGGAAGTCgggtggaaacaggaagtcggGTGGAAGCAGGAAGTCgggtggaaacaggaagtcgggtggaaacaggaagtcggGTGGAAAGTGGAAGTCgggtggaaacaggaagtcgggtggaaacaggaagtcgggtggaaacaggaagtcgggtggaaacaggaagtcggGTGGAAGCAGGAAGTCGGGTGGAAAGTGGAAGTCgggtggaaacaggaagtcggGTGGAAGCAGGAAGTCGGGTGGAAGCAGGAAGTCgggtggaaacaggaagtcggGTGGAAAGTGGAAGTCgggtggaaacaggaagtcggGTGGAAAGTAGTCGAGGTTCTCTCCATTTTTGCCTGAAACAGCAATACTCAGAGCTATTTACACATCAGGTGGCTGCAAACAGCCAATCATCATTGTCGTCGTCTGAGCGGGGGCGGGGTCATGGGATGAATCCAGGTGTCGGTCCAATAGGAGGAGCAGCGACCTCTCCTCCGGCGGAACCAGGGGAGCCTTCAGTTCTCTAGGAATGCCACGTAGTCAGTGAGCCGGGCCAGCTGCTGCTCGTTAGGAACCAGCGACACCGGGGGCGGgtctggagagagagaggggcgAGCAAGTCAGGGGATTTCCACCATCTATCTGAGCTCTATCTGCAGCCCCACCCCCACCTGTTACTGCTCAGAGCAGGAAGGGTTGTGATAAATCCAGCACGATATGTTCGCCCTCTAGTGGCTATTTTAGACACTGAATCCtaataaacatataaatgtgtgaaaaggAGCCAGAGAAGTGTGTGTGATTTAATGGGAAACGACGCCCCCTACCTGGCTTCTTGGGCATTACCATCCTGGTTGCTGGGTCGGCCTGCCAGCCTTGACTCACCACACCTGAGAGAGACGAGGGAAAGCAGGATGAGTCACTGAAAAGCCGACAGACTCTACAGGAAGTAGCCTCACCGTTCACCGCCTCCTCCACCGTGTAGCCCACGAAGGCAGCGAAGTCTTCGGCTGTGATGGAGGTGTAGGCCTGCGCCACCAGGCTGTAGGCCCGCTgcctgctgctctctgtggaCAACATCATGGTGAGGAGGACagccatcatcttcatcatgtcTGCTAAACGAGCGGCAGCAACAACGGCTCAAATTGTTCATTTCACATCTTTAAACAGATTCAGGCCGCTTCCTGTCGCTAAAGTTGCTAAAGTGAatcagaagaaaacaggaagtttaaacTGAACTCAGGTCAGTTTTGCTTTAGCTAATATGTTAGCATCCAAGAAGCTCCTCCCACTTCTAAAccggtttgtgtttttaaccaAACTTTAGAGTTAAAGGGCCAGATCACATTATTTAATCTCCCGAGGCCAAAGTTTCTTCATTTAAGGTCATTTTTAGACATTATTTCAGGAATGTGAAGCAGCTGGAGGTAAAACTGGAGACCTGATAGAAATGCTGATGTTGatattgttcagttttggcttcattactTCTGTTCTCTCAGCACATGGTCTTCAGTGTCTCTTTACTCCAGGTAAAGATGAATCATTTCAGGCTTAATCATAATGATTCTGAAAATGATCTTTTGACCCCCAGTTGGAGTCAGGTGGGCCTCCAGAGGGTCCCTGCCCCCCATGTTGGGACTCTGGAGGCAgcagtggattttattcaggGTTATCAGAGAAAAGAAGGATAAACATATGCCGCACTTATCAGATTTTGGAACGGAACTTGAACCTCAGGAGCAGGGTCACCGGGGTCACCGGGGTCACCGGGAGCCTCAGCTCCTTATCAGGTGAGCGTTGAGGCTCCTCAGACACACCGACATGTTCTGCCGTCACCGCCGTGGCCTCTCAGCctctgttgcctagcaacggcTCTCTGTGTACCAACAGAGATCTGGCAGCCGGAAAGTTTTCCACCAGGACGATCGATAAGAGCTGGCCGGAGCCgcactgagcatgctcagaacAGAAGGTCACTCTgtgtgtcacttcctgtctgagctCAGCGACCAGCTGGACGACGATTTTAGCTCAGAGTCAGTCGGGTCAGAGCTGCTGAGCAAGAAGAACTCCATGAGAGGAACCGGACCGGCCCGGCTATTCCTGGACGCTACTCatgcgcgcgcacacacacactcagagaaAGACACACACTTATCACAAACACTCTTCCTAAAATAGCTCAGACTGTTCTCCAGCAAAGGCAACGCTGCTGCAGGCTTTTAATAACCTGCTTTGGgtcccaacagaaccagaaccagaaccgggccatGGATCAACTTCACACAGCTTTATTTCCAGTACAAACTGACTGGGACTCCAGCAGCGCATCAACAACCAGAAGCTACAAACATTTCTAACGTTCaatacaaaagtataaaaagacataaagaaaTCAGAGTTTGTGTCTCAGTCCTGATGGGACGCCGCCGtcctcctccatcctcctccgtcctcctccatcctcctccATCCACCTCCATCCTCCTTCATCCACCTCCATCCTCCTCCGTCCTATTCTTCCTCCTCTGCGTCCTCTGCGTCCTCGTACTCCTCGTCATCCCTGGTTCCGAAGTCCATCTTGGCCAGCACGGCCTCCACCGGCTCTGTGTTGAGGGTGAAGTGGTCCATCTTCTCGAAGCCGGGTTCTGGCCGCTCTTCGCCCAGCGAGGCCTTGGCGGCGTCCCGGGTCCGGCCGATCAGGCCCTTGGAGGCCAGCAGGAACTCGGCAGCGCCGTTCTGCTCCAGGGCGCGCACGGCCGTGTCCGTCAGCTCAGAGCTGGCCTGCAGCCGCTCGCCATAGCGCTGCGCCAGCGCCCGCAGCGCCGCCACCTTGTCATCCTGCTCGCGGCCCAGCTTTTCCAGCAGCACCGCTTTGCGCTCCTCCAGCACGGCGTACAGCAGGTCGAAGCGCTCCGCCAAGCCCTGCTTGGCGCGCTGCGCGTTCTCCTGCACGGCACGCCCGGCGTCCTCCATCTGGttcagcagcgcctgcagccgGCTGTTGCTGGCCACCAGCGTGTCGATGGCGTTACTGAGCTCGGCCTTCTGGCTCTGGTAGACGGTGGCCAGCGGCGCCACCTCGCAGTCCTTGTGCTGGCCGAACACCTTGCACATGGAGCAGGTGGGGCGCTGGCAGCTGACGCAGTAGATGTTGATGCGCTCGTCCTCGTGCTCCGGGCAGCGCGGCTCCTTGGCCTCCTGCGCCTTCAGCGGCTCGCCCTCGCCTTtcccctcctgctgctgcttgtaGATGTCGATGATGTTCTCCACCAACAGGTTGCGCTGCAGGCCGTGTACGCCATGGCGGTCAAGCACCACCTCGAAGCGGCAGGTGGGGCAACGGAAGACGCCGCCGGAGAAGCGGTAGGGGTTGCGGGAGTCGTAGAGGTCGCTGGCGCAGCCGCGACACAGGTTGTGCTGGCAGGGTAGGATGACCACCGGCTTGGTGAACATGTCCAGGCAGATGGGGCAGCTCAGCTGCTTCTCCAGGCTGTCCATGGGGCTGGGGGGCCGCACCACCGAGCCCGTCCTCTGGAGGTCCATATCCTTGGTTCTTGTTCTGATTCTGGGAAAGATGAGTCGCTGTGCTGCTCCTGCGGCGCTCTGGGTCTATTCTGGTCCGGCAGCCGGCCGGCCGGCCTTTATATGAGCCTCCAGACAGACACCCGATCCACCAGAGCGCATTCCTGCCTGGACAATTTCACAACCCCTCAACCCTCCCTGTGTCACCGTGGAGACAAActgggggcggggggggggccGGGACAAACAGCCGGCATGTGACCAGAGAGGCTCAGCAATAAACACAACATGatgttttccaaaacaaaacagctacaggaaatgttttcactCTGAGCAACAAACAAGCTGAACCACAGACTGAACAACCAACAACCGACCACAAACCGACTACCGACCACAAACCGACTACCGACCACAAACCGACTACCGACCACAAACCGACTACCGACCACAAACCGACTACCGACCACAAACCGACTACCGACCACAAACCGACTACCGACCACAAACCGACCATTTAATCACAAACCGACCACCACAAACTGACTACCGACCACAAACCGACTACCGACCACAAACCGACGACCGACCACAAACCGACTACCGACCACAAACCGACTACCGACCACAAACCGACTACCCCCACAAACCGACTACCGACCACAAACCGACTACCGACCACAAACCGACTACCGACCACAAACCGACTACCGACCACAAACCGACTACCGACCACAAACCGACTACCGACCACAAACCGACTACCGACCACAAACCGACTACCGACCACAAACGACTACCGACCACACAAACCGACTACGACCACAAACCACAAACCGACCGACAACCACAAACCGACTACCCCCACAAACCGACTACCGACTACCGACCACAAACCGACTACCGACCACAAACCGACTACCGACCACAAACCGACTACCCCCACAAACCGACTACCGACCACAAACCGACGACCGACCACAAACCGACTACCGACCACAAACCGACTACCGACCACAAACCGACTACCCCCACAAATGCCATTACATTCCTTCCTGCACGGTTTGTCTTTCAGGAAGTGATTCTGAATATAAACTATTTCAGGTTATAGTTGTAGAGTTTTGCTAACTGTTGCAGATTTAGCCTGACTGACCAAGATGACAGTTAGAAACCACACAGAATATCAGGACATTTTAAAGTGTTCACAACAGAACtacagcaatgcattctgggttcAGAAGAGACGTCATTTGCTGCGCCGCATCATGGTTGGAGAATGTAAGGAGACAAAGCTTCTGCGTAATCAGACTTcatccacttcaaaataagagcatgagtAGAAACGTCCTGAAGGATTTTGAACAGTcaagaaagaaaacttcaaaacaaatgttgaactttattcatgTGAAAGTTTAAAAGCAGCCAGGTAAATTAGAGCTTTagaatttatccagaaaaatgtattgataGGAAGCTAAGATCGCTAAgcgttttcaaagttagcaaaaatgctaaacataAATTAGCTCCACTGTTAGCAGATCAGCGGACGCGTGTCCACTGCTGCTGTGGCGCCTACAGGTGAGTTAGCACAACGCCAGGGCAGAAAGGCATCGGCAACGATCTCGGAGGAGCAACTGTTGCTGCTCAACAACCTGAGAGGCTTCAGTTTAGAGGAAGCTCATCCTCCCAGAAACACAACAATGATCAACAAGTAAAATCCTTAAACATCTGAAACGAGTCAAACTGtggaataaattaaacagaaactgtAACATTAACA
Encoded here:
- the trim63b gene encoding E3 ubiquitin-protein ligase TRIM63; translated protein: MDLQRTGSVVRPPSPMDSLEKQLSCPICLDMFTKPVVILPCQHNLCRGCASDLYDSRNPYRFSGGVFRCPTCRFEVVLDRHGVHGLQRNLLVENIIDIYKQQQEGKGEGEPLKAQEAKEPRCPEHEDERINIYCVSCQRPTCSMCKVFGQHKDCEVAPLATVYQSQKAELSNAIDTLVASNSRLQALLNQMEDAGRAVQENAQRAKQGLAERFDLLYAVLEERKAVLLEKLGREQDDKVAALRALAQRYGERLQASSELTDTAVRALEQNGAAEFLLASKGLIGRTRDAAKASLGEERPEPGFEKMDHFTLNTEPVEAVLAKMDFGTRDDEEYEDAEDAEEEE